The bacterium genome includes a window with the following:
- a CDS encoding fumarylacetoacetate hydrolase family protein produces the protein MKLARWAANGQLHTGEFKDNLLISKDGTEHHSDSVIWLPPNEPKKVIGIALNFADHAKELNLAKPELPAIFLKPQTSLVGHKANVLMPPKSEYMHYEVELVAIIGQTCRNVKSKDALDYVQGYTIGNDVTIRDHIGPYFRPPLIGKGWDTFGPIGPWIVTSDEFGSPHYVELKTYVNDELRQHGSTKDLIYSLEEMIEYCSMIMTLEEGDQIWTGTPAGLSHVFPGDTMRLEVQGIGALENKVVQGNQVISPILGK, from the coding sequence TTGAAACTCGCACGCTGGGCCGCTAACGGCCAATTACATACGGGAGAATTCAAAGACAATCTCCTGATCTCGAAAGACGGAACCGAGCATCATTCGGATAGCGTTATCTGGCTTCCGCCCAACGAACCTAAGAAAGTCATCGGCATAGCGTTGAATTTTGCAGATCACGCAAAAGAGCTGAATCTCGCCAAACCCGAACTCCCGGCAATTTTCTTAAAACCACAGACGTCGCTTGTAGGCCACAAAGCCAATGTGTTGATGCCGCCTAAGAGCGAATACATGCACTACGAAGTAGAGCTGGTCGCGATTATTGGTCAAACCTGCCGCAACGTCAAATCCAAAGATGCGCTGGACTATGTGCAGGGCTACACGATTGGCAACGATGTGACCATACGTGATCACATCGGTCCCTATTTTCGCCCGCCGCTAATTGGCAAAGGCTGGGACACATTCGGCCCGATCGGACCTTGGATAGTAACCTCGGACGAATTCGGTTCACCGCATTATGTTGAACTGAAAACCTACGTTAACGACGAATTGCGCCAACACGGTTCGACAAAGGACCTCATTTATTCGCTCGAAGAAATGATCGAGTATTGCTCGATGATTATGACGCTCGAAGAAGGCGATCAAATCTGGACCGGCACTCCCGCCGGTCTTTCGCATGTTTTCCCAGGCGATACGATGCGACTGGAGGTACAGGGCATCGGCGCACTGGAAAACAAAGTTGTGCAGGGAAATCAGGTTATTTCACCGATTCTTGGCAAGTAA
- a CDS encoding fatty acid desaturase has translation MTVRSYSSTLGQADRLNISSSFSVFTARTRTINTEVIVKPRERKQKSALRQINNEQDLFQILKPYTVPSVKVSLWQTFNTFIPLLATYYLMYLSLSQTYWLTLGLGVLAALFTVRLFIIQHDCGHMSFFPSRKWNDRLGYICSFFTMVPYYYWKRQHALHHASNGNLDHRGIGDMDVYTVDEYLAMNKWERLRYRLYRNPLVFLLIGPWVLLFYVNRHWTDPKQYSPRDKRNVVISNITMAVTFVGLSWLIGPVAFLKIALPVLYIAAGAGIWLFYIQHQFEHTYWKPDAEWNFVRAAMQGSSFYKLPKILQWFTGNIGFHHIHHLTPGIPNYRLEKIYNENPEFHDVFEVTILSSLKTMFLSVWDVKQQRLISFKELKQKYA, from the coding sequence GTGACGGTCCGCAGCTATTCCTCGACCCTTGGTCAGGCTGATCGTCTCAACATATCATCTTCTTTTTCCGTTTTCACAGCAAGGACAAGAACAATTAACACCGAAGTAATCGTAAAGCCGCGCGAACGTAAGCAGAAGTCCGCGCTGCGGCAGATCAATAACGAACAAGATCTGTTCCAAATTCTAAAACCGTATACAGTACCTTCTGTCAAAGTTTCGCTTTGGCAGACTTTCAATACATTCATTCCGCTCCTCGCGACTTACTACTTAATGTACCTGAGTCTTAGTCAAACCTATTGGCTGACGCTCGGTCTCGGCGTGCTTGCCGCGCTCTTCACGGTCAGGCTCTTTATCATTCAGCACGATTGCGGCCACATGTCCTTCTTCCCCAGCCGCAAATGGAATGACCGCTTGGGTTACATCTGCAGCTTCTTCACGATGGTACCCTACTACTATTGGAAGCGGCAGCACGCGCTGCATCACGCGTCCAACGGCAATCTCGATCATCGCGGCATTGGCGACATGGATGTTTACACGGTGGACGAATATCTCGCCATGAACAAGTGGGAGCGCCTTCGCTATCGCCTCTATCGCAATCCGCTCGTGTTTCTGTTGATTGGCCCGTGGGTACTGCTTTTCTATGTCAATCGCCACTGGACCGACCCTAAGCAATACAGCCCGCGAGACAAGCGCAACGTTGTTATCTCAAACATCACGATGGCCGTGACCTTCGTCGGACTTTCGTGGCTGATTGGCCCCGTCGCATTCCTGAAGATCGCCCTTCCCGTACTCTACATCGCCGCCGGTGCAGGCATCTGGCTATTTTACATTCAGCATCAATTCGAGCACACCTATTGGAAACCCGATGCCGAATGGAACTTCGTCCGTGCCGCCATGCAAGGCAGTTCGTTTTACAAGTTGCCCAAAATCCTTCAATGGTTCACCGGCAACATCGGCTTTCATCACATTCATCACCTGACACCCGGCATCCCGAACTATCGCTTGGAGAAAATCTACAACGAAAACCCCGAGTTTCACGACGTCTTCGAAGTAACCATACTCTCCAGCCTGAAAACCATGTTCCTCTCCGTCTGGGACGTCAAGCAGCAGCGCTTAATCAGCTTCAAAGAGCTGAAACAAAAGTACGCATAA
- a CDS encoding T9SS type A sorting domain-containing protein: MRLLLTMVLIAVAAFADPAAIPISVLGGGAADALHSSSGLKLRGTVGQCIAKRITVDGNSIRSGYWPTMRATLYAPAGRIDELLPMQIEFHAAYPNPFNPSTNISFSLPQSGEVTVELFDITGRLVEVIAKGTFAAGVHQMNWSANELASGNYFARMRAADVTFTQKLVLLK; encoded by the coding sequence ATGAGATTACTGCTCACTATGGTGCTAATCGCGGTGGCTGCGTTCGCCGACCCGGCGGCGATTCCAATTTCGGTTTTAGGCGGCGGCGCAGCAGATGCACTGCATTCTTCGTCCGGCCTGAAGTTGCGCGGAACCGTCGGACAGTGCATCGCCAAGCGGATTACGGTAGACGGCAACTCAATTCGCAGCGGATATTGGCCGACTATGCGCGCGACGCTGTACGCTCCAGCCGGCAGAATTGACGAGTTGTTGCCTATGCAGATTGAGTTTCATGCCGCGTACCCAAATCCGTTCAACCCATCGACCAATATAAGCTTTTCACTGCCTCAGTCAGGAGAAGTCACGGTGGAGCTATTCGACATAACAGGCCGGTTGGTTGAAGTCATCGCCAAAGGTACTTTTGCCGCCGGCGTTCACCAGATGAATTGGTCTGCAAATGAATTGGCAAGCGGCAACTATTTTGCGCGAATGCGCGCAGCCGATGTAACCTTCACACAAAAACTGGTTCTCCTGAAATAA
- a CDS encoding KamA family radical SAM protein encodes MKNPKYITRLKQVAELSEEQKDELRVVTEKFVFRSNDYYQQLIDWNDPDDPIKQLIMPNIREMDDFGKLDASGEHNYTRVPGLEHKYPSTALLLCSDVCAGYCRYCFRKRLFMNDNEEVVKDIKPGLAYIRRHPEISNVLLTGGDPLILATLRLEEIFEQLFAIPHVRIVRVGTKLPAFNPYRILNDPKLLDLLGKYRSRDRQVYIMAHFDHPRELTVPAVDGLRALLDAGACVVNQHPIIRGVNDSTETLRELWDSLSFIGVPPYYVFQCRPTAGNGPYVTPIERNMAMIEAARAQASGLAKRVRFVMSHMTGKIEPVAMTAKLIVFRYHNAAEPQNEGRVMIFGRNPEAYWLDDYRNIISTHVMADEVLADLAA; translated from the coding sequence ATGAAAAATCCGAAATACATCACCCGCTTAAAGCAGGTGGCCGAGCTCTCCGAAGAGCAGAAAGACGAACTGCGAGTAGTCACAGAAAAATTCGTATTTCGCAGCAACGACTATTACCAGCAACTTATCGACTGGAACGATCCGGACGACCCGATAAAACAGCTAATTATGCCGAACATCCGCGAGATGGATGACTTCGGCAAACTTGACGCCTCAGGAGAACACAACTACACCCGAGTCCCGGGACTTGAGCACAAATATCCGTCCACGGCATTGCTTCTTTGCAGCGATGTTTGCGCCGGCTACTGCCGTTATTGCTTTCGCAAACGGCTGTTCATGAATGATAACGAAGAGGTTGTCAAGGACATCAAACCCGGCCTTGCCTATATTCGCCGTCATCCAGAGATTAGCAATGTACTCTTGACCGGCGGCGATCCGCTGATCCTCGCGACTCTGCGGCTCGAGGAGATTTTTGAGCAGTTGTTTGCGATCCCGCACGTTCGAATAGTACGGGTCGGCACCAAGTTGCCCGCCTTCAATCCCTATCGGATTCTGAATGACCCGAAACTGCTTGACCTTTTGGGCAAGTATCGGTCCCGTGACCGGCAGGTGTATATCATGGCACATTTTGATCATCCGCGCGAGTTGACAGTACCGGCAGTCGATGGACTGCGTGCTCTGCTGGATGCCGGTGCGTGCGTGGTGAATCAACACCCTATCATTCGCGGTGTGAACGACAGTACAGAGACACTCCGTGAGCTTTGGGACTCATTGTCATTCATCGGAGTTCCGCCCTACTACGTCTTCCAATGCCGTCCCACCGCCGGAAACGGGCCCTACGTGACTCCAATCGAACGCAACATGGCCATGATTGAGGCCGCTCGCGCACAGGCTTCCGGTTTGGCCAAGCGAGTCAGGTTTGTGATGTCACACATGACCGGCAAGATTGAACCTGTCGCCATGACGGCAAAACTAATTGTGTTCCGTTATCACAATGCCGCCGAGCCGCAGAATGAGGGCAGAGTGATGATTTTCGGACGGAATCCCGAAGCGTACTGGCTTGATGACTACAGAAACATTATCTCGACTCATGTCATGGCAGACGAGGTTTTGGCGGACTTGGCCGCCTGA
- a CDS encoding flavin reductase, with translation MTDHLHPLDPRTFFDTVGLFATGVCVITTDGETGPHGMTANAVTSLSLDPMLIIFCVAKRAHMAEYLSKPGAKFTVNVLRDEQIAISNHFAGRSKDGEQPSFRFVPWPGGPRLEGVLAAIGCEVDSTPTGGDHLIVVGKVVALHMGIEPHNPLLYFKSRYHDLTGKLSQPAPDRVDLSGDGPQLFLDPWSG, from the coding sequence ATGACGGACCACCTTCATCCGCTCGATCCCCGCACGTTCTTCGACACCGTTGGCCTGTTTGCCACCGGTGTTTGCGTCATAACCACCGACGGCGAGACCGGACCACACGGCATGACCGCCAATGCCGTCACATCGCTCTCGCTCGATCCGATGTTAATAATCTTCTGCGTCGCCAAGCGCGCGCACATGGCAGAGTATCTGTCAAAGCCGGGCGCGAAATTCACCGTGAATGTGTTGCGCGATGAGCAGATTGCAATATCAAACCATTTCGCAGGCAGGTCAAAAGATGGTGAACAGCCATCCTTCCGATTTGTTCCGTGGCCCGGCGGACCTCGGCTCGAAGGTGTTCTTGCCGCAATCGGCTGCGAAGTGGACAGCACTCCAACAGGAGGCGACCACCTGATTGTCGTTGGCAAAGTGGTCGCATTGCACATGGGAATCGAGCCGCATAACCCGCTGCTCTACTTCAAGAGCCGCTATCACGATCTCACAGGCAAACTCAGTCAACCCGCACCCGACCGCGTGGACTTGAGCGGTGACGGTCCGCAGCTATTCCTCGACCCTTGGTCAGGCTGA
- a CDS encoding DinB family protein, whose translation MLHAPGKWFERKFKLGLPNEMLPMIVERLRGTPARLEERLHDVSHRRLIAKPGGEWSVQEHAGHLLDLEELWNGRILDFRLGTAALRPADLQNSKTHNANHNEHELKRILLDFRTARAHLVHSIEQCDDELLNRSALHPRLHQPMRIVDHAFFVAEHDDHHLAVISHLLHRHD comes from the coding sequence ATGCTGCACGCTCCCGGGAAATGGTTCGAACGCAAGTTCAAACTCGGTCTGCCAAATGAAATGCTGCCGATGATCGTTGAGCGGCTGCGTGGTACGCCGGCTCGTCTTGAAGAGCGCTTGCACGATGTATCCCACCGCCGTTTGATTGCCAAGCCGGGCGGCGAATGGTCGGTTCAGGAACACGCCGGACATCTGCTCGACTTGGAAGAACTGTGGAACGGTCGTATTCTGGATTTTCGCCTTGGCACGGCGGCGCTGCGTCCAGCCGACTTGCAGAACTCCAAGACACACAATGCAAATCACAACGAGCACGAACTCAAACGAATTCTGCTCGATTTTCGTACTGCGCGCGCACATCTTGTGCATTCCATTGAACAATGCGACGACGAGCTGCTCAATCGTTCGGCGCTGCATCCGCGCCTGCACCAGCCCATGCGCATAGTTGACCACGCCTTTTTTGTCGCCGAGCATGATGACCATCATCTCGCCGTTATCTCGCATCTATTGCATCGCCACGATTAA
- the hpaE gene encoding 5-carboxymethyl-2-hydroxymuconate semialdehyde dehydrogenase, translated as MHHVQHYINNTFVPSHGGETFEILTPLTNTVIGHCASGQAADIDSAAKAARNAFDSGIWSKMKVKDRAKKIRTIGDLILKHANTVAELEIEDTGIPRAQITKGAIPRAADNFYFFADQLEALRGDAYTVNDEWLNYVIYRPVGVAGLITPWNTPFMLETWKVAPALASGCTVVLKPAEWSPLSASQLCKIMQEADLPPGVFNCVHGYGETAGAPLVAHHMVNLISFTGETTTGQVIIKNGADTLKRYSMELGGKSPNIVFDDVDMERAIDGALWQVYSLNGERCTAASRLLLQESIHDKFVERLADRVRRIKVGDPNDMSTEVGPLIHSEHWERVRGFMDVARKDGATVLVGGDRPAGFEKGNYFAPTLITNATNNMRIAQEEVFGPVLTVMKFKDEHDAIRQANDIRYGLAGYVWTNDIERAHRVAASLECGMVWINAQNVRDLRLPFGGSKWSGIGREGGELSFKEFFMEAKSVHVPLRAAHVPRLGAE; from the coding sequence ATGCATCACGTCCAACACTATATAAATAACACTTTCGTGCCGTCGCACGGCGGTGAGACATTTGAAATACTAACTCCGCTGACCAACACTGTTATCGGTCACTGTGCCTCCGGTCAGGCTGCTGATATTGACTCGGCCGCGAAGGCCGCGCGCAATGCGTTTGACAGCGGTATTTGGTCCAAAATGAAAGTCAAGGACCGCGCGAAGAAGATTCGCACGATTGGCGACTTGATATTGAAGCACGCCAATACCGTCGCCGAACTTGAAATTGAAGACACCGGCATTCCTCGCGCGCAAATCACCAAGGGGGCAATTCCCCGCGCTGCCGATAATTTCTATTTCTTCGCCGATCAATTGGAAGCACTGCGCGGTGACGCGTACACCGTCAATGACGAGTGGTTGAATTACGTGATCTACCGTCCGGTCGGAGTGGCCGGGCTGATTACGCCGTGGAACACACCTTTCATGCTGGAAACTTGGAAAGTCGCTCCAGCCCTGGCAAGCGGCTGCACAGTCGTGCTGAAGCCCGCTGAATGGTCACCGCTTTCCGCTTCACAACTCTGTAAGATTATGCAGGAAGCAGATCTTCCTCCCGGCGTCTTTAATTGTGTGCACGGCTACGGTGAAACTGCAGGTGCGCCCTTGGTCGCGCACCACATGGTGAATTTGATTTCCTTCACTGGTGAAACCACTACCGGACAAGTTATCATCAAGAACGGCGCCGATACGCTGAAGCGCTACTCGATGGAGCTCGGCGGTAAGTCTCCCAACATTGTCTTCGATGACGTGGACATGGAGCGCGCGATTGACGGAGCATTGTGGCAGGTCTATTCTCTGAATGGCGAGCGCTGTACGGCTGCTTCCAGACTACTATTGCAGGAATCCATTCACGACAAGTTTGTCGAAAGACTCGCTGACCGTGTTCGCAGGATTAAGGTAGGCGATCCCAACGACATGAGCACTGAAGTCGGTCCGCTGATTCATTCCGAGCACTGGGAGCGAGTGCGCGGCTTCATGGATGTGGCACGCAAAGACGGAGCAACGGTTCTCGTCGGCGGTGACAGACCGGCCGGATTTGAGAAAGGCAACTATTTCGCGCCCACGCTCATCACGAACGCGACCAACAACATGCGCATCGCGCAGGAAGAAGTCTTTGGCCCCGTGTTGACCGTGATGAAATTCAAAGATGAGCACGATGCCATCCGCCAAGCCAACGACATCCGCTACGGCCTCGCGGGTTACGTCTGGACCAACGACATCGAGCGCGCACACCGCGTCGCTGCCTCGCTCGAATGCGGCATGGTTTGGATTAACGCACAAAACGTCCGCGACCTCCGCTTGCCCTTCGGCGGCTCAAAATGGTCCGGCATCGGCAGAGAAGGCGGCGAACTCTCCTTCAAGGAATTTTTCATGGAAGCCAAGAGTGTGCACGTGCCGCTGAGGGCCGCGCACGTGCCAAGACTGGGAGCTGAATAG
- a CDS encoding SocA family protein encodes MSTTPDKKFAELILYISDRSELDPYFGATKLNKILFFSELSFFAKHERGITEQEYIKRDFGPVPRDMSATLKQLQVEKALAVKEIDFEGYKQKKPLALRKADLSLFSAEEIDVVNRVIDKLRNHTATDVSELSHQTVGWELAKFGEVIPLSTVLISNRPLTEKQEAFAKTLRSN; translated from the coding sequence ATGTCCACCACCCCTGACAAAAAGTTCGCAGAATTAATACTTTACATCTCTGACCGCTCAGAGCTGGATCCGTATTTCGGGGCCACGAAGCTGAACAAAATCCTCTTCTTCTCCGAACTGTCCTTCTTCGCCAAACACGAACGCGGCATCACGGAGCAAGAGTACATCAAGCGCGACTTCGGCCCCGTCCCCCGCGACATGTCCGCCACCCTGAAACAGTTGCAGGTCGAAAAAGCCCTCGCGGTCAAGGAGATTGACTTTGAAGGCTACAAACAGAAGAAACCTCTCGCACTGCGCAAAGCCGATCTTTCCCTCTTCAGCGCCGAAGAGATTGACGTCGTCAATCGCGTGATAGACAAACTTCGCAATCACACCGCGACGGACGTTTCAGAACTGTCGCATCAAACCGTAGGTTGGGAACTCGCAAAGTTCGGTGAAGTCATCCCGTTGTCAACTGTCCTTATCTCAAACAGACCGTTGACCGAAAAACAGGAAGCCTTCGCCAAGACTCTTCGCTCCAACTGA
- a CDS encoding DUF3788 family protein has product MPSKPPTDKQIAARLGECHAIWHDFTTFLETEFAPITYEWKATKDVWSCRPMQKARRICYLVPDDGQFTVAFVLGEKAVTAVYASKLPKSIKTEFENAKPYAEGRGIRITITKPAQLAHLKTLAQIKLAKSP; this is encoded by the coding sequence TTGCCCTCAAAACCACCCACAGATAAACAGATTGCCGCACGATTAGGGGAGTGTCACGCCATCTGGCACGACTTCACCACCTTCCTCGAAACTGAGTTCGCCCCGATAACCTACGAGTGGAAAGCGACGAAAGACGTCTGGTCGTGCCGACCGATGCAGAAGGCGCGCAGAATCTGCTACCTTGTTCCCGACGACGGCCAATTCACCGTAGCCTTCGTCTTAGGCGAGAAAGCAGTCACCGCAGTCTACGCCAGCAAATTGCCAAAATCCATCAAGACCGAATTCGAGAATGCCAAACCCTACGCCGAAGGCCGCGGCATCCGCATCACAATTACCAAACCCGCTCAGCTTGCGCACCTGAAAACGCTTGCGCAAATCAAGCTGGCTAAGTCTCCGTAA
- a CDS encoding VOC family protein translates to MTPNILRTAHAEFRVTDLERAKTFYVDALGFTILHQDSERLYLGNIEERDPYSLVLRKSAQPGLGHLAFKVERESDLDGLAWIAGEDGLAHKWLDKGAKYKMGRTLVMQDPHGIPLHFYFEAERRDWSLQKYHEHRGAKIQRIDHFNCQVHDVRKAYEWYTKRLGFHCSEYTAANDSPKIPGEYSASNPSYSWRCVETDDLWATWLHRKPNVHDIAMMNGIGPRLHHVGFWAYDRLSILDACDVLASMGMVDHIERGPGRHGLSNAFFLYLRDHDNNRIEIYCGDYLLTDWDVPPVRWSINDKRRATFWGHLPPKSWFDEASLVEDIVTNDLMPTAEPKFFGRPTFVV, encoded by the coding sequence ATGACCCCCAACATTCTTCGCACGGCCCACGCCGAATTCCGCGTCACCGATCTTGAGCGCGCCAAAACATTTTATGTGGACGCCCTCGGCTTCACGATTCTCCATCAGGATTCCGAGCGCCTCTACTTAGGCAATATCGAAGAGCGCGACCCCTATTCGCTCGTGTTGAGAAAATCCGCTCAGCCCGGCCTTGGCCACTTGGCCTTCAAAGTCGAGCGCGAGAGTGATCTCGACGGCCTCGCGTGGATTGCGGGCGAAGACGGCTTGGCTCACAAGTGGCTCGACAAAGGCGCGAAATACAAAATGGGCCGCACGTTGGTCATGCAGGACCCGCACGGCATTCCGCTTCACTTCTATTTCGAAGCCGAGCGCCGCGACTGGTCATTGCAAAAATATCACGAGCACCGTGGCGCGAAAATTCAGCGCATTGACCACTTCAATTGCCAAGTCCACGACGTGCGCAAAGCCTACGAGTGGTACACCAAGCGCTTGGGCTTCCATTGCAGCGAATACACAGCGGCCAACGACTCGCCGAAGATTCCCGGTGAATATTCCGCGTCGAATCCGAGCTACAGTTGGCGCTGCGTCGAAACGGATGATTTGTGGGCCACATGGCTGCACAGAAAACCCAACGTGCACGACATCGCCATGATGAACGGCATCGGCCCGCGTCTGCATCACGTCGGCTTTTGGGCCTACGACAGATTATCAATCTTGGATGCCTGCGACGTGCTGGCGAGCATGGGCATGGTGGACCACATCGAGCGCGGCCCGGGCCGTCACGGCCTGTCGAACGCGTTCTTTCTCTACTTGCGCGACCACGACAACAACCGCATCGAAATCTATTGCGGCGACTATCTCTTGACCGATTGGGACGTCCCGCCCGTCCGCTGGAGCATCAACGACAAGCGCCGCGCTACCTTCTGGGGCCACCTCCCGCCCAAGTCATGGTTCGACGAAGCAAGCCTCGTAGAAGACATCGTCACCAACGACCTAATGCCCACCGCCGAACCCAAGTTCTTCGGTCGGCCGACTTTTGTGGTGTAG
- the hpaB gene encoding 4-hydroxyphenylacetate 3-monooxygenase, oxygenase component, with protein sequence MPARKGADFLKNLKNNPPEIYHRGERIYDFTTHPEFKGHAKSLADIYDLQWKHAEVMLVKDDETGELIGRTYQIPRTAEDIRLLSQCMLKIAEFSCGMMGRSPDYLNRAMASYAGGWKYLAEQDPRFGENAKSLHRHLSQNDLCMTHTLINPQANRAVSVAAQKDPYLGARIKEERTDGFVIRGARMLATAPMSDEIMVFPSTLLTSNPEDAPYAFGFCIPSNTPGLKFQCRETVSYNPNGYDHPLGSRFEEQDAVVIFDDVFVPWEKVLLYKNVDVCNKAYAASGAVVHMSHQVLCKNIAKSEFLLGLASLMVDSIGIEQFQHVHEKLSDLWIAHETMKAFLRAAEADCHLDEYGVMRPAWDPLDAARNLFPKTYPKLVQIIQQLGASGLVAMPTQADLNGPLKEEIKQYYQGARVDAYERIPLFRLAWDASISAFGTRQALYEYFFFGDPVRMAGALVKNHPRKEAMEKVRHFLSKMRDEAEAEASATSRKPAEA encoded by the coding sequence ATGCCCGCTCGCAAAGGCGCTGACTTCCTCAAGAATCTGAAAAACAACCCCCCGGAAATATACCATCGTGGAGAGCGTATCTATGACTTCACGACGCATCCGGAATTCAAAGGTCACGCCAAGAGTCTGGCGGATATCTACGATTTGCAGTGGAAGCATGCCGAGGTCATGCTGGTAAAGGATGATGAGACTGGCGAGCTGATTGGCAGGACATATCAAATCCCGCGAACTGCCGAAGACATTCGTCTGCTCTCACAATGCATGCTAAAGATTGCTGAATTCTCCTGCGGCATGATGGGACGGTCGCCGGACTATTTGAATCGTGCCATGGCTTCCTATGCCGGCGGTTGGAAGTATCTTGCCGAGCAGGATCCGCGTTTTGGGGAGAACGCGAAAAGCTTGCATCGTCACCTGTCACAAAATGACTTGTGCATGACACATACTCTGATTAATCCGCAGGCCAATCGCGCAGTATCTGTCGCCGCGCAGAAGGATCCTTATCTTGGAGCGCGGATAAAAGAGGAACGCACGGACGGTTTCGTTATTCGCGGCGCGCGCATGCTGGCCACCGCGCCGATGTCCGATGAAATCATGGTCTTTCCCTCGACACTTCTTACCAGCAATCCCGAAGACGCGCCGTACGCATTCGGCTTTTGCATTCCGTCCAACACTCCCGGGTTGAAGTTCCAGTGCCGCGAAACCGTAAGCTATAATCCAAATGGCTACGATCATCCGCTCGGCTCTCGTTTTGAAGAGCAGGATGCCGTTGTCATCTTCGATGACGTCTTTGTGCCGTGGGAAAAAGTGTTGCTCTACAAGAATGTTGATGTCTGCAACAAGGCATACGCCGCTTCCGGCGCGGTCGTGCATATGTCTCATCAGGTCTTGTGCAAGAACATCGCCAAGAGCGAATTCCTGCTCGGCCTCGCTTCGCTGATGGTAGACTCCATCGGAATCGAACAATTCCAGCACGTGCACGAGAAGTTGTCCGACCTGTGGATTGCGCATGAAACAATGAAGGCCTTCCTGCGCGCTGCAGAGGCGGATTGTCACCTCGATGAATACGGAGTCATGCGTCCTGCCTGGGATCCATTGGATGCAGCGCGTAATCTCTTCCCCAAGACCTATCCGAAGCTCGTGCAAATCATACAGCAACTTGGCGCAAGCGGTTTGGTAGCTATGCCGACGCAGGCTGACTTGAACGGACCACTTAAGGAGGAGATTAAACAATACTATCAGGGCGCGCGTGTGGATGCCTACGAGCGCATTCCGCTCTTCCGCCTTGCGTGGGATGCCTCGATCTCTGCTTTCGGAACTCGTCAGGCACTATACGAGTACTTCTTCTTCGGCGATCCTGTACGCATGGCCGGCGCGCTTGTAAAAAACCATCCGCGCAAGGAAGCCATGGAAAAGGTTCGCCACTTCCTCTCTAAAATGCGCGACGAAGCCGAAGCTGAAGCAAGCGCCACATCACGCAAACCAGCCGAAGCGTAA
- a CDS encoding 4-hydroxy-tetrahydrodipicolinate synthase codes for MKTTQLRGSIVPVPTPFRDGKVDETALQNLINWQIESGAHGISVTGTTGEPSSLTQEERMRVHAVAKEVIAGRVPFMPGTGSNNFAEGVMYSRNAEKIGADALLLIAPYYNRPSQEGLIRYFTSIASQVGIPVILYNIPGRTAVNIEPDTVARVVEKCPNVVGVKESNKDFEHINRLLHRMGREFLVYSGIELLCFPILAIGGAGFLSATANLLPRETANVYNLVTQGKWEEARELHYHMLPLNDAIFYEINPVPIKTGLGWMGKISFEVRLPLCEMSPANQERLRSVMKSYHLI; via the coding sequence GTGAAAACGACACAACTTCGTGGTTCAATTGTACCCGTTCCCACACCGTTCCGAGACGGCAAAGTGGACGAAACCGCCTTACAGAACCTGATAAACTGGCAAATTGAAAGTGGCGCGCACGGCATTTCCGTGACGGGAACAACCGGCGAACCAAGCTCGTTGACTCAGGAAGAACGCATGCGTGTGCATGCTGTCGCCAAGGAAGTGATAGCGGGTCGCGTGCCCTTCATGCCCGGAACAGGCAGCAACAATTTCGCCGAAGGCGTGATGTATTCGAGAAACGCCGAAAAGATTGGCGCAGACGCATTGTTGTTGATTGCACCGTACTACAATCGCCCGTCACAGGAAGGCTTGATCAGGTATTTCACCAGTATCGCGTCACAGGTCGGTATTCCGGTGATTCTCTACAATATTCCAGGCCGCACCGCAGTGAACATCGAACCGGACACCGTCGCGCGTGTTGTTGAGAAATGCCCGAATGTGGTCGGAGTCAAGGAGTCCAACAAAGATTTCGAGCACATCAACCGGTTGTTGCACCGCATGGGCCGCGAATTTCTTGTCTATTCAGGAATCGAGTTACTTTGTTTCCCGATTCTTGCCATCGGCGGAGCAGGATTCTTAAGCGCCACCGCGAATCTGCTCCCGCGCGAAACTGCGAATGTGTATAATCTTGTCACGCAAGGCAAGTGGGAAGAGGCAAGAGAGCTGCACTATCACATGCTGCCGCTGAATGACGCCATCTTCTACGAAATAAACCCCGTACCCATCAAGACCGGATTAGGGTGGATGGGCAAAATTAGTTTCGAAGTTCGTTTGCCCCTGTGCGAAATGAGTCCCGCCAATCAGGAGCGCTTGCGCAGCGTGATGAAAAGTTACCATTTGATATAA